The following proteins are encoded in a genomic region of Micrococcaceae bacterium Sec5.8:
- a CDS encoding type 1 glutamine amidotransferase domain-containing protein produces MANILMVVSAADSLTMRDGSEHPTGYWAEEVAVSHQTLLNAGHTVHIATPGGAKPTVDEVSLAPESAGGQHRADGFRKYLAGIDAELSAPLVLADVGLSGYDAIVMPGGHGPMSDLYQDADLGTLLVAANTAGKVIAPFCHGPAGLLSATNDAGEFEFAGRRLTVFTNEEELNGGTGPNTPWFVEDELKGKGAVIDNAAAWSSHVVRDGNLISGQNPQSSEDVAKEVLKALAE; encoded by the coding sequence ATGGCTAACATCCTCATGGTCGTATCCGCCGCCGATTCACTCACCATGCGCGACGGCAGCGAACACCCCACCGGCTACTGGGCCGAGGAAGTGGCGGTTTCGCACCAGACTCTGCTCAACGCCGGACACACCGTCCACATCGCTACGCCGGGCGGCGCGAAGCCCACGGTGGATGAGGTCAGCCTTGCCCCCGAGTCCGCCGGCGGCCAGCACCGCGCCGACGGTTTCCGCAAGTACCTTGCCGGGATCGACGCCGAGCTGTCCGCGCCGCTGGTGCTGGCCGACGTCGGGCTCTCCGGCTATGACGCAATTGTGATGCCCGGCGGCCACGGGCCCATGAGCGATCTCTACCAGGACGCCGACCTTGGAACGCTTCTGGTCGCGGCGAACACGGCCGGCAAGGTCATCGCGCCGTTCTGCCACGGCCCGGCCGGCCTGTTGAGTGCCACGAACGACGCCGGGGAGTTCGAATTCGCGGGCCGCCGCCTCACTGTCTTCACCAACGAAGAGGAGCTCAACGGCGGCACGGGCCCCAACACCCCGTGGTTCGTGGAGGACGAGTTGAAGGGCAAAGGCGCCGTGATTGATAACGCCGCCGCCTGGAGCTCCCACGTGGTTCGCGACGGCAACCTGATCAGCGGCCAGAACCCGCAGTCCAGCGAGGACGTGGCGAAGGAAGTCCTCAAGGCCCTCGCCGAATAG